In Nicotiana tabacum cultivar K326 chromosome 21, ASM71507v2, whole genome shotgun sequence, one DNA window encodes the following:
- the LOC107806727 gene encoding uncharacterized protein LOC107806727 isoform X1 codes for MTNDNVNQVVPMVTSTASTSRTTPAALAPAEKPEKFSGIDFKRWQQKKFFYLTTLSLQMFIKEDVHVLFDETLETERFLVIEAWKHSDFLCKNYILSGLEDALYNIYSGVETSKELWTTLEKKYKIEDAGLKKFVAAKFLDYKMVDIKFVITQVQELQVIIHDLLAEGLVINEAFQVEAMIEKLPPLWKDFKNYLKHKRKEMSLKDLIVRLRIEEDNKAAEKRGRENSTIMRANIIEENKKRKKSSGPKYNPSKKRFSGIATTVEKSDTNLWSVMLRRKTRRRVKQTWLKSMMMLMTCVPCFPSATWWAILKSGGLILEPLAMFVLLEKLLLLMLLLDPMR; via the exons atgactaatgATAATGTGAACCAAGTTGTTCCAATGGTGACTTCCACTGCCTCAACGAGCCGAACAACACCGGCAGCATTGGCACCGGCGGagaaacccgaaaaattttccgggattgatttcaagcgctggcagcaaaagaagttcttctacttgactactcTAAGTCTCCAgatgttcatcaaggaagatgttcatgTGTTGTTCGATGAAACTCTAGAaactgaacgctttctcgtgattgaggcatggaagcattcagattttttgtgcaagaattatattctaagcGGGCTGGAGGATGCTTTGTATAACATCTACAGTGGCGTGGAAACGTCAAAAGAACTGTGGACtacgcttgaaaagaaatacaaaatcgAAGATGCCGGGTTGAAGAAGTTCGTTGCTGCaaagtttttggactacaaaatggtagatatcaagtttgttattacccaagtccaggaattgcaagtgattattcacgatctccttgctgaag gtcttgtcatcaatgaagcattccaagtagaagcgatgattgagaagttgcctcctttgtggaaggacttcaaaaactacttgaaacacaaacgcaaggagatgtcccttaaagatctcattgttcggttgagaatcgaagaggacaacaaagctgctgaaaagagaggccgtgaaaattcaacaataatgagaGCAAATATTATTGAagagaacaaaaagaggaagaagtctTCTggaccgaaatacaacccaagtaagaagcggttcagtggaattgctacaactgtggaaaagTCGGACACAAATCTATGGAGTGTcatgctccgaagaaagacaagaagaagggtcaagcaaacatggttgaaaagcatgatgatgttgatgacttgtgtgccatgctttccgAGTGCAACTTGGTGGGCAATCCtaaagagtggtggattgattctggagccactcgccatgtttgtgctgttagagaagcttttgctacttatgctcctgttgGACCCGATGAGATGA
- the LOC107806727 gene encoding fatty acid elongase 3-like isoform X2, with the protein MIQTLGYYLSEHPLIVGFRWKHSQSWGNTWVFLFTSIAAYVIFSVFLHLILLLLFRHRRPLPLGPIPAVHSLSMALISFTIFAGILLSAAAEIRDTRWFWRRYKTTPFQWLLCFPLGTRPSGRVFFWSYIFYLSRFLHTFRTFFTIIRRRKLSFFQLFNHSILIFMSFLWLEFSQSFQVLAIILTTSIYSVVYGYRFWTAVGLPSKCFHFVNHCQVLLLGCNVVCHVGVLLLHFLKGGCNGIGAWVLNSVLNGAILFLFLNFYVKLHLEKRKIDVTKGSETLDSVKDKDS; encoded by the coding sequence ATGATTCAAACCCTAGGTTATTACCTATCTGAACACCCATTAATCGTCGGATTCCGTTGGAAGCATAGCCAATCATGGGGCAACACGTGGGTATTTCTCTTCACCTCCATAGCTGCATACGTCATCTTCTCCGTTTTCCTCCACctcatcctcctcctcctcttccgcCACCGACGTCCGCTCCCTCTCGGCCCAATCCCCGCCGTCCACTCCCTCTCCATGGCCTTAATCTCATTCACCATCTTCGCCGGAATCCTCCTCTCCGCCGCCGCAGAAATCCGTGACACCCGTTGGTTCTGGCGGCGTTACAAAACGACTCCGTTTCAATGGCTCCTCTGTTTCCCACTCGGTACCCGTCCTTCGGGTCGGGTCTTTTTCTGGTCCTACATTTTTTACCTCTCTCGTTTCCTCCACACGTTCCGCACTTTCTTCACTATTATTCGACGTCGTAAACTCTCCTTTTTTCAACTATTCAACCACTCAATCCTCATCTTCATGTCATTTTTATGGCTAGAATTCTCACaatcatttcaagttttagccaTAATTTTAACAACTTCGATTTACTCCGTGGTTTACGGGTACAGATTTTGGACTGCCGTAGGTTTACCTAGCAAATGTTTCCACTTTGTGAATCACTGTCAggttttgttgttgggttgcaACGTTGTTTGTCATGTTGGGGTTCTTTTGTTGCATTTCCTTAAAGGTGGGTGTAACGGAATTGGCGCGTGGGTTTTAAACTCTGTACTAAATGGTGCGATTCTCTTCTTGTTCCTTAATTTCTATGTGAAGTTGCATTTGGAGAAGAGGAAAATTGATGTTACTAAAGGATCCGAAACTTTGGACTCTGTCAAAGACAAGGATAGTTGA